The DNA sequence GGCGTCCTCCAGGGTCACCACCTCCGGGCCGCCCGAGAGGGCCCGCGCCAGCAGGTTGAGGACCAGCGGGTCGTCGTCGATGACCAGCAGCCTGGCGCCGGAGGGCAGCGGGACCGCCGGCGCCGGCGCGGCGGGGGCGGGCCGGGGGGCGGCGCCCTCGGCGGCCGAGGCGGCCAGGGCCGGCAGGTGGACGCGGAAGGTGCTGCCGCGCCCGGCCTCGCTCTCCACCTCGATGCGGCCGCCCAGCGAGGTGACGATGCCGTGGCAGATGGCCAGGCCCAGGCCCGTGCCGCCGCCCACCGGCCGGGTGGTGAAGAAGGGCTCGAAGATGCGGGCCCGCACCTCCGGCGTCATGCCGGCCCCGCTGTCGGACACCTCGGCCACCACCACGCCCGGCGCGCCCGGCCGCACCGTCACGGTGACCTGGTGGTCGGCGCCGGGGTGGTCGCCCAGGGCGTGGCCGGCGTTGACCAGCAGGTTGAGGAAGACCTGCTCCAGCCGCCGGCCCACCGCCGTGACCCGCGGGACCTCCTGGTAGCGCTCCACCAGGCGGGCCCGGTGGCGCAGCTCGTTGCGGGCCAGGGCCACCGCCGAGCGCATCACCTCGGCCACGTCGGTGGGCGCCAGCGGCTCCTCGTCGGGGCGGGAGAAGGCCTTGAGGCCGCGCACCACGTCGCGCACCCGCTCGGCGCCCTGCATGGCGTCCAGCAGGGCCTGCTCCGTCTCGCCCAGCTCGGCGGCGATCTCGGCGGGGACCAGCGGCCGCACCCGGGCCAGCTGGTCGCGCAGGTAGACCAGGTTGCCCATGATGCTGGTGAGCGGGTTGTTGATCTCGTGGGCCGCGCCGGCCGCCAGGGTCCCCACCCCGGCCAGCCGCAGCGCCGCCTCGGCCTGCCGCCGCGCCGTGACGTCGCGGTTCACCGCGACGCAGTACTGGCGGCCGCCGTGCTGCAGCGGGTGGACGCTGGTCTCCAGCCAGCGGGTCGGGGCGCCAGCGGCGTGCACCGGCTTCTCGCCGACGAACCGCCCGGCGCTGCCGAGGGTGGCCCACAGCTGGGCCCAGGCCGGCTCGGTCAGGCTGCGGTCCACCTCCCAGGCCAGGCGGCCCAGCACCTGGTCGCGGGGCAGGCCGAGCAGGCGGCAGGCGGCCACGTTGCACCAGGCGACGCGCCCCGAGGCCTCGATGACCGAGATGGCCTCGCTGGAGCGCTCCATGGCCCCGTGGGCCAGCCGCAGGGCGTCCTCCACCTCGCGCCGCTCGCTGCGCAGGGCCGCCTCGGTGGCGGCGCGGGCGCGGGCCAGCTCGGTGAGCATCTCGTTGAAGGCGGCGGCCAGCCGGGCCGCCTCGTCGCGGCCCACCACCGCCACCCGGGTGTCGAGGGCGCCGGTGGTGGAGATGCTCCAGGCCGAGGCGGCCAGGTCGCGGATGGGGGCGGCCAGCGCCTCGGCCTGGCGCCGGCTCAGCACCAGCGCGAAGCCCAGCACCCCCAGCACGGCGGCCAGGTGGCCCAGGCCCAGCACCAGGATGGAGCTGGTGAGCAGGGCCCGCGGCTGGCCGACCTCGACGCGCAGGCCGAGGGCCTGGAAGGGCGCGGCCACCTGGACCGGCCGGGAGACGGTGAGCCGGTCCGCCCAGCCCTGCTGGTCGCCGGCCAGGACCCGGCCGGCGCCGTCGAGCAGCCGCGCGGGCTGGCCGGCGCCGGCCAGCCCGGCGGCCAGGGAGGCCAGCGGGAGCTCGGCCGCCACCACCCCCTCCACCGGGCCCGAGGCGGTGCACTGCACCGGGGCCATCACCATCAAGTGGGCCGTGGCCCCCTCGCCGTGCACCTGGGCCCGCCAGGCGCCGGCCACCACGGGCGCCCACTCCGACGCCTCCACCGTGGGCGCCTCGTTGCCGGACCCGAGGATCCCGCCCCGGGTGTCGAGCAGCGCCAGGCGGGTCGGGTAGGGGAGCGGCAGCCGGTGCGAGCGCAGGAAGGGGAGGCCGTAGCGCCGCCAGCCGGCCTGATCGGTGAGCGCGGTGGTGAGGAGGGTGCCGCCGGCCACGTCGGCCAGCGCCTCGCGGGTGGCCTGGAGGGACAGCGCCAGCTCGCGGGCCTGCAGGTCGGCGCGCGCGCCCAGGCGGGCCTCGAACTCCAGGCGGGCCGCCCGGGCCGAGAAGCTGAAGGAGAGGAGCGCGGCCGGCACCAGCACCAGGAGCGACACGGCCACCGCGGCCAGCGACAAGCGGTTGGCGAGG is a window from the Anaeromyxobacter sp. genome containing:
- a CDS encoding response regulator → MARARSSSRQGILQRFRRWRGDTLANRLSLAAVAVSLLVLVPAALLSFSFSARAARLEFEARLGARADLQARELALSLQATREALADVAGGTLLTTALTDQAGWRRYGLPFLRSHRLPLPYPTRLALLDTRGGILGSGNEAPTVEASEWAPVVAGAWRAQVHGEGATAHLMVMAPVQCTASGPVEGVVAAELPLASLAAGLAGAGQPARLLDGAGRVLAGDQQGWADRLTVSRPVQVAAPFQALGLRVEVGQPRALLTSSILVLGLGHLAAVLGVLGFALVLSRRQAEALAAPIRDLAASAWSISTTGALDTRVAVVGRDEAARLAAAFNEMLTELARARAATEAALRSERREVEDALRLAHGAMERSSEAISVIEASGRVAWCNVAACRLLGLPRDQVLGRLAWEVDRSLTEPAWAQLWATLGSAGRFVGEKPVHAAGAPTRWLETSVHPLQHGGRQYCVAVNRDVTARRQAEAALRLAGVGTLAAGAAHEINNPLTSIMGNLVYLRDQLARVRPLVPAEIAAELGETEQALLDAMQGAERVRDVVRGLKAFSRPDEEPLAPTDVAEVMRSAVALARNELRHRARLVERYQEVPRVTAVGRRLEQVFLNLLVNAGHALGDHPGADHQVTVTVRPGAPGVVVAEVSDSGAGMTPEVRARIFEPFFTTRPVGGGTGLGLAICHGIVTSLGGRIEVESEAGRGSTFRVHLPALAASAAEGAAPRPAPAAPAPAVPLPSGARLLVIDDDPLVLNLLARALSGGPEVVTLEDAREALRRLHLGERFDLILCDLMMPDLSGMDFHAALQAHDPAQAAGVIFITGGAFTARARDFLATVGNPCVEKPFEASALRQLVAERLRTLWSKRTLAPADPAP